DNA sequence from the Pedobacter sp. W3I1 genome:
CCGCTTCAACCAGGAAATCCAACTCTTTACAGCTTACTTCATAATCTTTGCTTAAACCGTCGTGCGTTTCGAACATCAGTTTACCTAAAGCTTGTAAATTACCATTCTCCAACTGTTCAGCTGCAGTTAATAAACGACCTATTTCTTCCACTACAAAACGGCACTTATTATACACTTCTAAGTCCATAGGTTTAACATAGGCTTCTAACATGGTTAAGTCTACATCACGAAGGGTGCTTACATTAGGATAATGTTCTTTTACCCACGCAACGCCTTGTTCGCACTGTGATCTTCTTTTGTTGTAAGCCGAATCGGCAAGTGCATGTTTTACATTTGTATTTAAAAGCAAAAGTTTATATCCATCCAACTTTAAAGGAATATAAATATGTTTCATCGATCGGCAATCGAGCATAATAGCATGATCTTTCTTGCCAAATACCGAGGCAAACTGATCCATAATGCCACAGTTAACTCCGGCAAAAGTTTGTTCGGCCTTTTGTGCAATTAATGCAATATCCATTTTCGGAACAGAAAGTGAAAAAAGCTGAGTGAGTGCAAACCCAGTTGCACACTCCACAGCGGCCGATGATGATAAACCTGCACCTAAAGGCACGTCGCCATCAATATAGAAGTTAAAGCCACCCAACTGGTAGCCTCTTTCTTTTAATTGATCGGCAACACCTAAAATGTAGTTTGCCCAGCTATTGTCTGATTTCTTTAAGCTTTTAATCGATGAAATATCAAACTGCTGATAGCTCTCTGAAAATAAATGTATTTCATCGTCTTCTCTTTTTGATATGGCAACATAAATGGCCTTATCAATAGCTGCTGGCATTACAAAACCACCATTGTAATCGGTATGCTCACCAATAATATTGATCCTTCCTGGCGAACGCACTAAAATAGGCTCAGCGTTGAAAAGTTTTTTAAATGTATTTTTTAAATGTTGTGCATTCATTTTAATATTTTTAATCTTCAGTCTTGCTGATTTTATAGTGTGTTGTAGACATTTCTTTTAAACGGCTGGCGGCAAACTCTGGAGTAATATCGCGTTGGGGATTAGCCAACATCTCATAACCAACCATAAATTTCTTTACAGATGCCGAGCGCAATAATGGTGGATAAAAATGCATATGCCAATGCCATTCAGGGTAATAGCCGTTATTTACTGGCGCCTGATGCATACCTGCAGAATATGGGAAGGAGGTTTCGAACAAATTATCATATTTGGTTGTTAGTACCTTAATGGCTTCAGCTAACGATTTCTTCTCCGCTTCTGTAAACAATTTAATGCTATTTACATAGCGTTTGCTAATAATCATGGTTTCGTAAGGCCAAACTGCCCAGAAAGGGACAAGCACTACAAAATGATCATTTTCAAATATAATACGCTCATTTTTCTTCTGTTCCAGTTTAAGGTAATCGGCCAATAAACTCCTTCTATGAATAGCATAGTAGGTTTTCTGGCGTTCGGTTTCTTTGGCAATTTCTAGAGGGATATCCCCCTGCGACCAGATCTGTCCATGAGGGTGTGGGTTGCTACAGCCCATTATTTCGCCCTTGTTTTCGAAAATCTGAATGTATTTAATCCAATCGTTTTCTGCCAGACTATTAAATTCTTTCTGCCAAACATTTACTACGGCAGTTATCGCTTCCACACTCATTTCAGGAAGTGTAAGATTATGTTTAGGGCTAAAACTGATCACTCTGCAAAGTCCTCTCTGATTATTAGCTACCAATAAGTCATCTTCGTTCATATTCCCGGCAGGTGTGTCTTCA
Encoded proteins:
- a CDS encoding UDP-glucose--hexose-1-phosphate uridylyltransferase; translated protein: MNQTFELDSNPHTRLNILTGEWVLVSPHRTKRPWQGKVEDVTPDNRPEYDPKCYLCPGNGRADGDSNPQYTESFVFNNDFAALLEDTPAGNMNEDDLLVANNQRGLCRVISFSPKHNLTLPEMSVEAITAVVNVWQKEFNSLAENDWIKYIQIFENKGEIMGCSNPHPHGQIWSQGDIPLEIAKETERQKTYYAIHRRSLLADYLKLEQKKNERIIFENDHFVVLVPFWAVWPYETMIISKRYVNSIKLFTEAEKKSLAEAIKVLTTKYDNLFETSFPYSAGMHQAPVNNGYYPEWHWHMHFYPPLLRSASVKKFMVGYEMLANPQRDITPEFAASRLKEMSTTHYKISKTED
- a CDS encoding galactokinase codes for the protein MNAQHLKNTFKKLFNAEPILVRSPGRINIIGEHTDYNGGFVMPAAIDKAIYVAISKREDDEIHLFSESYQQFDISSIKSLKKSDNSWANYILGVADQLKERGYQLGGFNFYIDGDVPLGAGLSSSAAVECATGFALTQLFSLSVPKMDIALIAQKAEQTFAGVNCGIMDQFASVFGKKDHAIMLDCRSMKHIYIPLKLDGYKLLLLNTNVKHALADSAYNKRRSQCEQGVAWVKEHYPNVSTLRDVDLTMLEAYVKPMDLEVYNKCRFVVEEIGRLLTAAEQLENGNLQALGKLMFETHDGLSKDYEVSCKELDFLVEAVKPLDYVLGARMMGGGFGGCTINIVKEEKIADLVEELSSKYLLQFGLKLDSYTVQTDNGTSLFN